In Dromaius novaehollandiae isolate bDroNov1 chromosome 3, bDroNov1.hap1, whole genome shotgun sequence, the following are encoded in one genomic region:
- the FAM89A gene encoding protein FAM89A, protein MSGSGLLGPGGGSGLPPLPKSLSGLLNSSSSGGGQGGRWRDLERLYAQKSRIQDELSGGGRGSPRPPKPPNLDAALALLRKEMVGLRQLDMSLLCQLYSLYESIQEYKGACQADSNADCTYALENGFFDEEEEYF, encoded by the exons aTGAGCGGGTCGGGGCTgctggggcccggcggcggctcggggtTGCCGCCGCTGCCCAAGAGCCTGAGCGGGCTGCTgaactcctcctcctccggcggcGGCCAGGGCGGGCGCTGGCGGGACCTGGAGCGGCTCTACGCGCAGAAATCCCGCATCCAGGACGAGctgagcggcggcggccgaggctCGCCGCGGCCGCCCAAGCCTCCGAACCTGGACGCGGCGCTGGCCCTGCTCCGCAAGGAGATg GTTGGCCTTCGGCAGCTAGATATGTCATTACTGTGTCAACTGTACTCCCTGTATGAGTCAATTCAAGAATATAAAGGTGCATGCCAAGCTGACTCTAATGCAGACTGCACATACGCTCTGGAAAATGGTTTTTTTGATGAAGAGGAGGAATACTTCTAG